The stretch of DNA TGTCGAGGGCGAGTCGCTGCGCCCCGTGGTGCGTCACCAGTCCGTCCAGCCGCTGGCGGCTGGTGACCACCACCAGACATCCTGCCGCCCCGGGCAACAACGGCAGCACCTGCTCGGCATCTCTGGCGTTATCCAGCACCAGCAGCATTCGCCGCCCATGCGCCAGAGTGCGGTACTGCGCCGCCCGCGCTTGCTCGGACGCCGGGATCGCATCCGGTTCCATCCCGAGCGCCGTCAGGAAACCCGCCAATGCCTCCGCGGCAATCACCGGCTCGGCTGCCGGATCGAACCCGCGCAGGTTCACGTACAACTCGCCGTCGGGGAACTGGTCGCGCACCTTGTGCGCCCACTCCACCACCAGCGTCGACTTCCCGACCCCGGCCAGCCCAGAGATCGTCGAGACCAGCAGGGTGTGTTGCGCACCGGAACCGTTGAGCAGCGTGGTCAACGCGTCCTGTTCGACCGTGCGGTTGATGAAATGCCGCGCCGTCGCCGGAAGCTGACGAGGTGGCGCCGCCGAGGCGCCTTCGCGCGCCGCCGAACCGTGGATGTGCACGTCGCCATGGATGTGCTGCGCCTGGACGACGTTTTGGCCGTCCGACGCGCTGTTGTGCACGCCTTCGCCTGGAGTCCCTACGGCCGATCCCTCCATCAGCGGGACCGGTCGAAGCGGCCGGACTTCAAGCCCTGCAAGAAGAAACTCCACGTCGCGGCGGGGACGGTTAAGTGCCCGGCCGCGCGGTTCTTCGAGTCGCGGACGCCTGCCGTGTCCGGCGATAACGCGACCTCCACACAGTTGACCGACGTGCCGCTCCTACTGCTCTTGCGCCATACCCGCTCGTTCATGGACAAGCCCTTCCGCGATCTGGTTGATCAACTCAGCTGACTCGCGCTCCTGCAACGCATGATCCCCAAGCTGGCTGCACGTTTCCACAAACGGATGCACGTCAACAGCTTCAGTGAGCAAGACTCCGAAGTTCTGTGCCTCCACGTAGACGTACGGCTGGCCTCCGGGCAACTCGTACAGCGCGAACGAACCGTCGAGGGAAGTGTTCGCCTGGGCGCTCAGCGGAAGAACCCGGAGCACGACGTTCGATCGGCGCTGCACTGTCAGCAAGTGAAGGAGCTGTTCGTGCATTACCGCGGAGTCACCCAGGGTCCTCCGCAACGCCGCCTCGTCGACGAAGCAACGGACCATCGCTGCGTTAGGCCGCGACAAGATCGCTTGCCGCCCCAGCCGATTGGCGACCCGCTTCTCCAGGTCCGGAACAGGCCGCACGGACGCTGCCATGACCAGGCGCGAGTAGTCGGCGGTCTGCAAGAGTCCCGGGATCAGCGCTAGCTCGACATTCGTGATCACGGCAGACTCACGTTCCAGCACCAGGATGCTGGCCAACTGGTCCGACATGTCAGCCAGTGCCAGCCATGCGGATGCGTCCGCATTGTCGCCGACCCTGTTCAGCAACTCCTCCCGCTCGTCCCCGACAACGCCGAACAACGCACACAGCGCGCTCACCTCCTCGCGATCGGGCGCTCGCAGCCCGCGTTCGGTCCGGCTGACCGACGACCGGGAAACTCCTAACGAGGATGCCACCGATCGGGTGGTCATTCCTGATTTCTCCCGCAACGAACGCAGGTGCACGCCCAGACCCAATTGATGCAGCGCCTCGGACTGCCGCATTTCGGTGACCTCCTTCTTTCCTCGCCAGACAGGGGCAGAAG from Saccharopolyspora sp. SCSIO 74807 encodes:
- a CDS encoding DUF397 domain-containing protein, which gives rise to MNERVWRKSSRSGTSVNCVEVALSPDTAGVRDSKNRAAGHLTVPAATWSFFLQGLKSGRFDRSR
- a CDS encoding helix-turn-helix transcriptional regulator; the encoded protein is MRQSEALHQLGLGVHLRSLREKSGMTTRSVASSLGVSRSSVSRTERGLRAPDREEVSALCALFGVVGDEREELLNRVGDNADASAWLALADMSDQLASILVLERESAVITNVELALIPGLLQTADYSRLVMAASVRPVPDLEKRVANRLGRQAILSRPNAAMVRCFVDEAALRRTLGDSAVMHEQLLHLLTVQRRSNVVLRVLPLSAQANTSLDGSFALYELPGGQPYVYVEAQNFGVLLTEAVDVHPFVETCSQLGDHALQERESAELINQIAEGLVHERAGMAQEQ